A region of Haliotis asinina isolate JCU_RB_2024 chromosome 9, JCU_Hal_asi_v2, whole genome shotgun sequence DNA encodes the following proteins:
- the LOC137296653 gene encoding V-type proton ATPase subunit S1-like — protein sequence MANMMMVAIQIVVTLTFLAVITADKVPVLMWSQSRPLSDLPQAFAGNSIDGQTFHHKYLSPLTNKQGHNVVAFVQDKLHMEDFSKYADVYNPFSDGGAFKNIKNLMDDNFSVNLPAVHSPKDVIDGLMKEFKGRVHSVSSPEHVSGLKMEKDKSYLILVLLPATGQKNEEKAISKNDEKVGEIVKALNKRSIDYTALFTGERAERDTKATFKGRHLLENPDNVTGIFVNVTGEMYFYSRGIQVVIVQPAADDKSMRTVIDLPKDSGMYDSSNSTWENNTATFVLSTQEAVSNTTGSNFSVSFKFSAVKNVDRWKAVNFTLSVRNITGDTDIVDEEDMSLKDTEMAMPPIFSYHCSDLTLSPLNMTKGKEYAPLKFDGLQFQPFGVRNGQFSDAWDCVGFFTTPIFMGLVPVLIFTIILFMGMYMISQLSTMDRFDDPKGKTITVNVNE from the exons ATGGCGAATATGATGATGGTGGCGATACAGATTGTGGTGACTTTGACGTTTCTGGCAGTAATCACTGCCGATAAAGTGCCAGTTTTAATGTGGTCACAGTCCAG GCCTTTAAGCGATCTACCACAAGCATTTGCTGGCAACAGCATCGATGGTCAAACTTTCCACCACAAATATCTCTCCCCATTGACCAACAAACAAGGGCACAATGTTGTAGCATTTGTACAAGATAAG CTCCACATGGAAGATTTCTCCAAGTATGCAGATGTCTACAACCCATTCAGCGATGGAGGTGCATTCAAGAATATCAAG aaccttatggatgacaacttctcaGTGAACCTGCCAGCTGTACATTCTCCTAAAGATGTCATTGATGGTTTGATGAAAGAGTTCAAAGGCCGAGTGCACAGTGTCTCCAGTCCTGAACATGTTTCTGGGCTGAAAATGGAAAAGGACAAGAGTTATCTTATCTTAGTTCTCTTGCCTGCCACTGGACAGAAGAATGAAGAGAAGGCCATTTCAAAGAATG ATGAGAAAGTTGGTGAGATTGTGAAAGCTCTGAACAAGCGCAGTATAGACTACACAGCGCTGTTTACAGGCGAGAGAGCAGAGCGG GACACCAAGGCAACATTCAAGGGGCGCCATCTGCTGGAAAATCCTGACAATGTAACAGGCATCTTTGTCAATGTAACTGGAGAGATGTACTTCTACAGCCGTGGTATCCAGGTGGTCATTGTCCAGCCAGCGGCAGacgacaagagcatgcgcactGTGATTGACCTCCCCAAGGACAGTGGAATGTATGATTCCAGTAACTCCACTTGGGAAAACAACACTGCCAC GTTTGTGTTGTCTACACAAGAAGCTGTATCCAACACGACGGGGTCCAATTTTTCTGTCTCGTTCAA GTTCTCTGCTGTGAAGAATGTAGACAGATGGAAGGCAGTCAACTTCACCCTCAGTGTCCGCAACATTACCGGTGACACTGACATTGTAGATGAAGAGGATATGAGTTTGAAGGACACGGAGATGGCCATGCCACCTATATTCTCCTACCATTGTTCTGACCTGACACTGTCTCCCCTCAATATGACGAAGGGCAAGGAATATGCTCCGCTTAAATTTGATGGGTTGCAG TTTCAGCCATTTGGTGTGAGGAATGGACAGTTCTCCGATGCGTGGGATTGTGTCGGGTTCTTCACCACCCCGATCTTCATGGGACTAGTACCAGTGTTGATCTTCACGATCATTCTGTTTATGGGCATGTACATGATCTCTCAGCTCTCAACCATGGACAGATTTGATGACCCCAAGGGCAAGACTATCACTGTCAATGTGAACGAGTAA
- the LOC137296654 gene encoding small ribosomal subunit protein uS12, with the protein MGKPKGLRTARKMRDHRRDQRWHDKDYKKAHLGTRWKANPFQGSSHAKGIVLEKVGVEAKQPNSAIRKCVRVQLIKNGKKITAFVPNDGCLNFIEENDEVLVAGFGRKGHAVGDIPGVRFKIVKVANTSLWALFKGKKERPRS; encoded by the exons atgg GAAAGCCAAAGGGTCTTCGTACAGCACGAAAGATGCGCGATCATCGTCGTGACCAGAGATGGCATGACAAAGACTACAAGAAGGCCCATTTGGGAACCAGGTGGAAGGCTAACCCCTTCCAGGGGTCCTCACACGCCAAGGGCATTGTGCTGGAAAAAGT TGGTGTTGAGGCTAAACAGCCTAACTCTGCCATTAGAAAGTGCGTGAGAGTGCAGCTCATCAAGAATGGAAAGAAAATCACAGCCTTCGTGCCCAATGACGGTTGCCTCAACTTCATTGAA GAGAACGATGAGGTTCTGGTTGCTGGATTTGGAAGAAAAGGTCACGCTGTGGGAGATATCCCTGGTGTACGTTTCAAGATTGTGAAAGTGGCCAACACCTCCCTGTGGGCTCTGTTCAAGGGAAAGAAGGAGCGACCACGATCATAG
- the LOC137295900 gene encoding uncharacterized protein isoform X1, which yields MHVPTLLVVTFLAMSRGEGARDGTVFYCWTTRPKTNIAVTTTLSSVCKSAIASATTDREDYVPKGRQLAVTSDSYTKLRWRISENGDRVFAVSIVNENRSNSTKCYLVNSTSLEIVKGKTKLIQCKYIHVLKDPKAQITLVPVNSSVDAVGGIMSNKLSSPPDRKTTTPTPVGCYNWRPNSIIGIPVNQTIKVTWSPAFKEGSLKVYLFDIEKHEQVDSHMFKSYEMYLQDVMEHTFQDVKYGSYEVRMKPTGCNDCEDRESQECHVDPVSSNPIVVTPTVTDDLQETTTMTPVSCYKWRPSVIPLTRVNQSIKVTWSPTLKDGSLEVYLFDRNEHKTVTIHTFKSYEIYNQDITEDTFQDVKYGNYEVRIKPICSDCPEKETKECHVDPFSSDPIQVFPPPTEGHIEYAVTRPVETTIRDNMVAFYFMVAVTAIAVISAVAMGVMCLRKDSLPCANRPGKNVKQSKPSVPFDVVYTQLSTAETGTKGGTPRIVILYGVDHDFHIQAVRAFARLLRKLLNAVVVVEREQSRHDLCNISDWLTTNLDPPTVVIVVASEGLYQLFSHHDGQQGECISKLQSDMFADYSSMALGYLREKNFATTRSQIVLPVSFGYQHGDDSLNKLMESCRLLFKGVYFKITETTVTGERHLYMDELLKCLARNQTIDVSNCMPEGKEFLHYVDAMNDHIGTFGSTCWKYDPSIRYDGSGASKRYSVIGDAFSVRSGVSGASNVTVNFTCKNCLTSSWLTLPQSAVSSVSERGIRSSRQSRMSESSCVSETLSESRDDVFYSESETGPETRHAVYESRMESSPLLEPSSVEPVLSEHTVIGGRDC from the exons ATGCATGTCCCTACCCTGCTGGTTGTCACCTTCCTGGCGATGTCTCGTGGTGAGGGGGCTCGAGATGGCACTGTATTCTATTGTTGGACGACTAGACCGAAAACTAAT ATTGCCGTCACAACAACACTCTCCTCAG TCTGCAAGTCGGCAATTGCGTCAGCGACAACAGACCGAGAAGATTATGTAccaaaggggagacaactcgcTGTTACAAGCGACAGCTACACAAAACTAAGGTGGCGAATAAGCGAAAATG GTGATCGTGTATTTGCAGTGAGCATTGTGAATGAAAACCGGTCAAATTCAACGAAGTGCTACCTTGTGAATTCGACGTCTTTGGAAATTGTAAAG GGGAAAACCAAACTGATCCAGTGCAAGTATATCCACGTTTTGAAAGATCCCAAGGCACAAATAACCCTTGTGCCTGTGAACAGTTCCGTTGACGCTGTGGGTGGGATCATGTCGAACAAACTGTCATCACCGCCCGACAGAA aaACGACCACACCGACCCCTGTTGGCTGCTACAACTGGCGTCCAAACAGCATTATTGGTATTCCAGTTAACCAAACTATCAAAGTCACATGGTCCCCAGCGTTCAAAGAGGGTTCTCTTAAAGTCTACCTGTTCGACATAGAAAAACATGAACAAGTTGACAGTCACATGTTTAAGTCTTATGAG ATGTACTTACAGGACGTCATGGAGCACACATTTCAGGACGTCAAGTATGGCAGCTACGAAGTTCGG ATGAAACCTACTGGCTGCAATGACTGCGAGGATAGAGAGAGTCAGGAATGTCACGTGGACCCCGTGTCAAGCAACCCCATCGTTGTAACCCCCACTGTCACAGATGATTTACAGG AAACGACGACAATGACCCCTGTCAGCTGCTACAAATGGCGTCCAAGCGTCATCCCTCTCACTCGCGTTAACCAATCAATCAAAGTCACATGGTCTCCCACGCTCAAAGACGGTTCTCTTGAAGTTTACCTTTTTGACAGAAATGAACATAAAACAGTCACCATACACACCTTCAAGTCTTATGAG ATATATAACCAGGACATCACTGAAGATACGTTCCAGGATGTCAAGTATGGAAACTACGAAGTTCGG ATCAAACCAATCTGCTCGGACTGTCCGGAAAAAGAGACGAAAGAGTGTCACGTGGACCCGTTTTCTAGTGACCCCATCCAAGTGTTTCCCCCACCCACAG AAGGTCATATCGAATACGCTGTAACTCGACCCGTTGAAACCACCATCCGGGACAATATGGTGGCGTTCTACTTCATGGTTGCTGTGACGGCAATAGCAGTAATCAGCGCTGTTGCCATGGGTGTAATGTGCCTCAGAAAAG ATTCCTTGCCTTGCGCCAATAGGCCTGGTAAAAATGTGAAACAGTCCAAGCCCAGCGTGCCGTTTGATGTAGTTTACACACAGCTGA GTACAGCGGAAACTGGTACGAAAGGTGGAACACCGCGCATAGTGATTCTTTATGGCGTCGACCATGACTTTCACATCCAGGCAGTCAGAGCCTTTGCCAGATTATTGAGGAAGCTGTTGAACGCCGTGGTGGTCGTCGAGAGGGAACAGAGTAGACACGACCTCTGTAACATCTCAGACTGGCTTACGACGAATCTAGATCCGCCAACGGTCGTCATTGTTGTCGCCTCTGAAGGCCTGTACCAACTGTTCAGCCACCACGATGGCCAACAGGGCGAGTGTATCAGCAAGTTGCAGTCGGATATGTTCGCCGACTACAGTTCAATGGCGCTCGGATACCTCAGGGAAAAGAATTTCGCCACCACCAGATCGCAAATCGTACTTCCGGTGTCTTTCGGCTACCAACATGGCGATGACAGCCTGAATAAACTCATGGAGTCCTGTAGACTCTTATTCAAAGGAGTTTATTTCAAAATTACTGAAACGACTGTGACGGGAGAGAGACATTTATACATGGATGAGCTCCTGAAATGCCTGGCCAGAAACCAGACCATTGATGTGTCCAATTGCATGCCTGAAGGTAAAGAATTCCTACATTACGTCGATGCTATGAATGATCATATTGGGACTTTCGGAAGCACCTGCTGGAAGTACGATCCCAGTATTAGGTACGACGGCAGTGGAGCATCAAAAAGGTACTCGGTAATCGGGGATGCCTTCAGCGTAAGGAGTGGCGTGTCGGGCGCCAGTAATGTCACTGTTAACTTCACCTGTAAGAACTGCCTCACGTCAAGCTGGTTGACGTTGCCTCAGAGCGCCGTAAGTTCCGTCAGTGAGAGAGGAATACGGTCAAGTCGTCAGTCTAGAATGTCGGAGTCGAGTTGTGTGTCGGAGACCTTGTCCGAGTCACGTGACGATGTGTTTTATTCTGAGAGTGAAACCGGTCCAGAGACACGTCACGCGGTATATGAATCTAGAATGGAGTCATCTCCCTTGTTAGAGCCTTCATCTGTGGAACCTGTACTTTCAGAGCACACAGTAATTGGGGGCAGAGATTGCTGA
- the LOC137295900 gene encoding uncharacterized protein isoform X2, with amino-acid sequence MHVPTLLVVTFLAMSRGEGARDGTVFYCWTTRPKTNIAVTTTLSSVCKSAIASATTDREDYVPKGRQLAVTSDSYTKLRWRISENGDRVFAVSIVNENRSNSTKCYLVNSTSLEIVKGKTKLIQCKYIHVLKDPKAQITLVPVNSSVDAVGGIMSNKLSSPPDRKTTTPTPVGCYNWRPNSIIGIPVNQTIKVTWSPAFKEGSLKVYLFDIEKHEQVDSHMFKSYEDVMEHTFQDVKYGSYEVRMKPTGCNDCEDRESQECHVDPVSSNPIVVTPTVTDDLQETTTMTPVSCYKWRPSVIPLTRVNQSIKVTWSPTLKDGSLEVYLFDRNEHKTVTIHTFKSYEIYNQDITEDTFQDVKYGNYEVRIKPICSDCPEKETKECHVDPFSSDPIQVFPPPTEGHIEYAVTRPVETTIRDNMVAFYFMVAVTAIAVISAVAMGVMCLRKDSLPCANRPGKNVKQSKPSVPFDVVYTQLSTAETGTKGGTPRIVILYGVDHDFHIQAVRAFARLLRKLLNAVVVVEREQSRHDLCNISDWLTTNLDPPTVVIVVASEGLYQLFSHHDGQQGECISKLQSDMFADYSSMALGYLREKNFATTRSQIVLPVSFGYQHGDDSLNKLMESCRLLFKGVYFKITETTVTGERHLYMDELLKCLARNQTIDVSNCMPEGKEFLHYVDAMNDHIGTFGSTCWKYDPSIRYDGSGASKRYSVIGDAFSVRSGVSGASNVTVNFTCKNCLTSSWLTLPQSAVSSVSERGIRSSRQSRMSESSCVSETLSESRDDVFYSESETGPETRHAVYESRMESSPLLEPSSVEPVLSEHTVIGGRDC; translated from the exons ATGCATGTCCCTACCCTGCTGGTTGTCACCTTCCTGGCGATGTCTCGTGGTGAGGGGGCTCGAGATGGCACTGTATTCTATTGTTGGACGACTAGACCGAAAACTAAT ATTGCCGTCACAACAACACTCTCCTCAG TCTGCAAGTCGGCAATTGCGTCAGCGACAACAGACCGAGAAGATTATGTAccaaaggggagacaactcgcTGTTACAAGCGACAGCTACACAAAACTAAGGTGGCGAATAAGCGAAAATG GTGATCGTGTATTTGCAGTGAGCATTGTGAATGAAAACCGGTCAAATTCAACGAAGTGCTACCTTGTGAATTCGACGTCTTTGGAAATTGTAAAG GGGAAAACCAAACTGATCCAGTGCAAGTATATCCACGTTTTGAAAGATCCCAAGGCACAAATAACCCTTGTGCCTGTGAACAGTTCCGTTGACGCTGTGGGTGGGATCATGTCGAACAAACTGTCATCACCGCCCGACAGAA aaACGACCACACCGACCCCTGTTGGCTGCTACAACTGGCGTCCAAACAGCATTATTGGTATTCCAGTTAACCAAACTATCAAAGTCACATGGTCCCCAGCGTTCAAAGAGGGTTCTCTTAAAGTCTACCTGTTCGACATAGAAAAACATGAACAAGTTGACAGTCACATGTTTAAGTCTTATGAG GACGTCATGGAGCACACATTTCAGGACGTCAAGTATGGCAGCTACGAAGTTCGG ATGAAACCTACTGGCTGCAATGACTGCGAGGATAGAGAGAGTCAGGAATGTCACGTGGACCCCGTGTCAAGCAACCCCATCGTTGTAACCCCCACTGTCACAGATGATTTACAGG AAACGACGACAATGACCCCTGTCAGCTGCTACAAATGGCGTCCAAGCGTCATCCCTCTCACTCGCGTTAACCAATCAATCAAAGTCACATGGTCTCCCACGCTCAAAGACGGTTCTCTTGAAGTTTACCTTTTTGACAGAAATGAACATAAAACAGTCACCATACACACCTTCAAGTCTTATGAG ATATATAACCAGGACATCACTGAAGATACGTTCCAGGATGTCAAGTATGGAAACTACGAAGTTCGG ATCAAACCAATCTGCTCGGACTGTCCGGAAAAAGAGACGAAAGAGTGTCACGTGGACCCGTTTTCTAGTGACCCCATCCAAGTGTTTCCCCCACCCACAG AAGGTCATATCGAATACGCTGTAACTCGACCCGTTGAAACCACCATCCGGGACAATATGGTGGCGTTCTACTTCATGGTTGCTGTGACGGCAATAGCAGTAATCAGCGCTGTTGCCATGGGTGTAATGTGCCTCAGAAAAG ATTCCTTGCCTTGCGCCAATAGGCCTGGTAAAAATGTGAAACAGTCCAAGCCCAGCGTGCCGTTTGATGTAGTTTACACACAGCTGA GTACAGCGGAAACTGGTACGAAAGGTGGAACACCGCGCATAGTGATTCTTTATGGCGTCGACCATGACTTTCACATCCAGGCAGTCAGAGCCTTTGCCAGATTATTGAGGAAGCTGTTGAACGCCGTGGTGGTCGTCGAGAGGGAACAGAGTAGACACGACCTCTGTAACATCTCAGACTGGCTTACGACGAATCTAGATCCGCCAACGGTCGTCATTGTTGTCGCCTCTGAAGGCCTGTACCAACTGTTCAGCCACCACGATGGCCAACAGGGCGAGTGTATCAGCAAGTTGCAGTCGGATATGTTCGCCGACTACAGTTCAATGGCGCTCGGATACCTCAGGGAAAAGAATTTCGCCACCACCAGATCGCAAATCGTACTTCCGGTGTCTTTCGGCTACCAACATGGCGATGACAGCCTGAATAAACTCATGGAGTCCTGTAGACTCTTATTCAAAGGAGTTTATTTCAAAATTACTGAAACGACTGTGACGGGAGAGAGACATTTATACATGGATGAGCTCCTGAAATGCCTGGCCAGAAACCAGACCATTGATGTGTCCAATTGCATGCCTGAAGGTAAAGAATTCCTACATTACGTCGATGCTATGAATGATCATATTGGGACTTTCGGAAGCACCTGCTGGAAGTACGATCCCAGTATTAGGTACGACGGCAGTGGAGCATCAAAAAGGTACTCGGTAATCGGGGATGCCTTCAGCGTAAGGAGTGGCGTGTCGGGCGCCAGTAATGTCACTGTTAACTTCACCTGTAAGAACTGCCTCACGTCAAGCTGGTTGACGTTGCCTCAGAGCGCCGTAAGTTCCGTCAGTGAGAGAGGAATACGGTCAAGTCGTCAGTCTAGAATGTCGGAGTCGAGTTGTGTGTCGGAGACCTTGTCCGAGTCACGTGACGATGTGTTTTATTCTGAGAGTGAAACCGGTCCAGAGACACGTCACGCGGTATATGAATCTAGAATGGAGTCATCTCCCTTGTTAGAGCCTTCATCTGTGGAACCTGTACTTTCAGAGCACACAGTAATTGGGGGCAGAGATTGCTGA